Proteins encoded by one window of Paenibacillus urinalis:
- a CDS encoding VOC family protein, with amino-acid sequence MLEMERIHHVSLAVRDIERAHAFYSEKLKFKRLERPPFNSTGVWYAIGEHQQLHLLEHPAGDTLRERGIDTTDGHFAIWVKSHKATIEWLESQNIPYEARPDSVAGFAQIFILDPDHNIIEFGAPYSS; translated from the coding sequence ATGCTTGAAATGGAACGGATTCATCATGTCAGTCTTGCGGTTCGGGATATCGAGCGCGCCCATGCTTTTTATTCGGAAAAGCTGAAGTTTAAGCGGCTGGAGCGTCCGCCCTTTAACTCCACGGGAGTATGGTATGCGATCGGGGAGCATCAACAGCTGCATTTATTGGAGCATCCTGCAGGAGATACGCTGAGAGAGCGTGGAATTGACACGACGGATGGACATTTTGCAATATGGGTGAAGAGTCATAAGGCGACAATTGAATGGCTGGAGTCTCAGAACATCCCGTATGAAGCAAGACCCGACAGTGTTGCTGGATTTGCCCAAATTTTCATTCTGGACCCCGACCACAATATTATTGAATTTGGTGCCCCGTATTCTTCCTAA
- a CDS encoding HesB/IscA family protein, which translates to MINISETAAEHLKDMLEQQETPNMFLRLGVTPGGCTGFSYAMGFDDNETDDDVYMTIQDMKVVVEKDSLRFLDGLEIDFEESGMTGGFTIHNPNAIATCGCGSSFRTATDAGKPNEEPC; encoded by the coding sequence ATGATTAATATTAGCGAGACAGCGGCAGAGCATCTGAAAGATATGCTCGAACAGCAGGAAACTCCGAACATGTTTCTCCGTCTTGGTGTGACACCGGGAGGCTGCACAGGGTTCTCCTATGCGATGGGGTTTGATGATAACGAAACAGACGATGATGTATATATGACAATTCAAGATATGAAAGTAGTCGTGGAGAAGGACAGCCTTCGCTTCCTCGACGGACTTGAGATCGACTTTGAAGAATCCGGTATGACGGGTGGTTTCACCATTCATAATCCCAACGCCATTGCGACTTGTGGCTGTGGTTCTTCCTTCCGTACAGCTACGGACGCGGGTAAACCGAACGAAGAGCCTTGCTAA